The Thermosynechococcus sp. genome has a segment encoding these proteins:
- a CDS encoding amylo-alpha-1,6-glucosidase: METDVVSLYGRDYIPIVAPPLPATKIQTHPKTVPVLKDDDVLLICDELGNICNDEQQTAITGLFCQDTRFLSQAELRVGGDRPVLLSFHCTGSHALKVVCTNPKQSNVPAEALAIERCLVVRGALFETILITNHQVQPAVVDIQLTFAADFQDLFEIRQYGGGRPQRGQRLQPVGCELRHTKGRADLCFAYQGLDGALMETQVQFLGTPPDRLDDTTATWHLKLEPQGYHSIHYCVRPFTNGAPTAQVVVPSSLAAADQAAREERQQWWSDCTEIVTSNPQWNRILRRGMADLYMLLQSFGHGKVLTAGIPWFATLFGRDSIISAMQTLILNPAIARDTLRTLAHYQGREVCPERDEQPGKILHELRFGEMARNREIPHTPYYGTVDATPLWLMLYGDYYAWTGDRATLEQLWPHALAAMAWIDQQMAATGYLSYNRQAAKGIDNQGWKDSGNCIVNRRGELAQGPIALCEVQGYVYAAKTRLSVIAHALGYGEWGDRWQREATDLKARFNRDFWLESDGFYALALDGDGRRVDSLTSNAGQCLMTGICDPEKAQRVGQRLRLPDLFNGWGIRTLSSTSPAYNPIGYHLGSVWPHDTSLIAFGLRAIGDSDFALTLVDTLFDMTCRQPDLRPPELFCGFDRQTYPQPVQYPVACSPQAWATASLFQFIQIMVWPLVDAPQGKFLLHQPLLPASIEELHIRHLRLGESRVELRLWRTGEKGCDWELHTA, encoded by the coding sequence ATGGAGACTGATGTCGTTTCCCTGTACGGGCGCGATTACATTCCCATTGTCGCCCCACCCCTGCCGGCCACCAAGATTCAAACCCACCCCAAAACCGTTCCCGTTCTCAAGGATGATGATGTGCTGCTCATCTGTGATGAGTTGGGGAATATCTGCAATGATGAACAGCAAACGGCGATTACAGGGCTCTTTTGTCAAGATACCCGCTTCCTCAGTCAAGCGGAGTTGCGGGTGGGGGGCGATCGCCCAGTGCTTCTAAGTTTTCACTGTACGGGTAGCCACGCCCTCAAGGTAGTGTGCACCAACCCCAAACAGTCCAACGTACCAGCGGAAGCGTTGGCGATCGAACGATGCCTCGTTGTGCGCGGTGCCCTTTTTGAAACGATTCTGATTACCAACCACCAAGTACAGCCGGCAGTGGTGGATATTCAACTTACCTTTGCCGCAGACTTTCAGGATTTATTTGAAATTCGCCAATACGGTGGTGGTCGCCCCCAGCGGGGACAGAGGTTGCAACCCGTCGGTTGTGAATTACGCCACACCAAGGGACGCGCCGATCTCTGCTTCGCCTATCAAGGTCTTGATGGTGCCCTGATGGAGACCCAAGTGCAGTTCTTGGGCACTCCCCCTGACCGTCTTGATGACACCACAGCCACCTGGCACCTCAAGCTCGAACCCCAAGGCTACCACAGTATTCACTATTGCGTCCGTCCCTTTACCAATGGGGCACCTACGGCACAGGTAGTAGTTCCTTCCTCCCTAGCGGCTGCGGATCAAGCGGCTCGAGAGGAACGGCAACAATGGTGGTCAGACTGTACAGAAATCGTGACCTCGAATCCGCAGTGGAATCGCATCCTGCGGCGGGGGATGGCGGATCTCTATATGCTGTTGCAGTCCTTTGGCCATGGCAAGGTTTTGACTGCGGGTATTCCTTGGTTTGCGACGCTCTTTGGTCGCGACTCAATTATTTCAGCCATGCAAACGCTGATCCTCAATCCGGCGATCGCCCGTGATACGCTGCGCACCCTTGCCCACTACCAAGGCAGGGAGGTCTGTCCGGAGCGCGATGAGCAACCGGGGAAAATTCTCCACGAGCTGCGCTTTGGCGAAATGGCACGCAATCGCGAAATTCCCCATACCCCCTACTACGGCACCGTGGATGCCACCCCCCTCTGGCTGATGCTCTACGGCGACTACTATGCGTGGACAGGCGATCGCGCCACCTTAGAGCAGTTATGGCCCCATGCCCTTGCTGCCATGGCTTGGATTGATCAACAGATGGCTGCCACGGGCTACCTCAGCTACAATCGCCAAGCCGCCAAGGGGATTGACAACCAGGGCTGGAAGGACTCCGGTAACTGCATTGTCAACCGCCGCGGCGAACTTGCCCAGGGTCCCATTGCCCTCTGTGAAGTCCAAGGCTATGTCTATGCCGCCAAAACTCGCCTCAGTGTCATTGCTCACGCCCTGGGCTATGGCGAGTGGGGCGATCGCTGGCAGCGGGAGGCCACCGACCTCAAAGCGCGCTTTAACCGCGACTTTTGGCTGGAATCCGACGGATTCTATGCCCTTGCCCTCGACGGTGACGGTCGGCGGGTGGATAGTCTCACTTCCAATGCTGGCCAATGTCTGATGACAGGGATTTGTGACCCCGAGAAAGCCCAACGGGTGGGGCAACGGCTGCGGCTACCGGATCTGTTCAATGGTTGGGGGATTCGTACCCTGAGCAGCACCTCCCCAGCCTACAATCCCATTGGCTACCACTTGGGGTCAGTGTGGCCCCACGATACCAGCCTGATTGCCTTTGGTCTGCGGGCAATTGGCGATAGTGACTTTGCCCTGACTCTTGTGGATACCCTGTTTGATATGACCTGTCGGCAGCCGGATTTGCGCCCCCCAGAACTGTTCTGTGGCTTCGATCGCCAGACCTATCCCCAGCCCGTACAGTACCCAGTGGCCTGCTCCCCCCAAGCTTGGGCAACCGCCAGCCTCTTCCAGTTCATCCAGATCATGGTTTGGCCACTTGTGGATGCCCCCCAAGGCAAATTCTTGCTCCACCAGCCCCTGTTGCCCGCCAGTATCGAGGAACTCCACATTCGTCATC